A single Metarhizium brunneum chromosome 5, complete sequence DNA region contains:
- the TIF5 gene encoding Eukaryotic translation initiation factor 5, translating into MSLINVRRDVSDAFYRYKMERLQTKVEGKGNGIKTVVVNVSSVAASLARPASYIMKYFGFELGAMTRDDIKDDRWIINGAHEAGKLQDHLDGFINKFVLCKSCKNPETDIKIDNDRILLDCKACGQRTAVDLRLKLSGYILKNQPSKKNKKDKAERRAAKKAKQNGTATENGHASGGDEGSENGSNENEENGDAVSDHEFNKLQAEAIEDAAVKVKDDEWAVDMSEEAVKARQAQLPGEFKQKLSLNDEDDDGEGGNTVYDEFGTWIQTEAEEKGGIDGVDSINIYLKAKEMGIENKHRTVLVLAQTVFDKDVCVQIPKRAGMLKQIVNSERHEKALLGGTERLLGSLAESNPDFLQQIVKILQLYYHHDLISEEVVTKWGTHASKKYTDKNTSRKIRQAAKPFLEWLAEADEEESDEEEDE; encoded by the exons atgtctctcATCAACGTTCGCCGCGATGTCAGCGACGCCTTCTATCGTTATAAGATGGAGCGTTTGCAGACCAAAGTCGAGGGAAAAGGTAACGGTATCAAGACCGTTGTTGTCAACGTTTCCAGCGTCGCTGCGTCTCTTGCTCGTCCTGCGTCATACATCATGAAATACTTTGGCTTCGAACTTGGTGCCATGACCAGAGATGACATCAAGGACGACCGTTGGATCATCAACGGTGCTCATGAGGCTGGAAAGCTCCAGGACCACCTCGATGGTTTCATCAACAAGTTTGTTCTTTGCAAGAGCTGCAAGAACCCCGAGACCGACATCAAAATTGACAACGACCGCATTCTCTTGGACTGCAAGGCTTGTGGTCAGCGTACCGCTGTTGACCTGCGCCTCAAGCTGAGTGGCTACATTCTCAAGAACCAGCCcagcaagaagaacaagaaggacaaggctgAGCGTAGAGCAGCCAAGAAAGCCAAGCAGAACGGCACTGCCACCGAGAACGGCCATGCCAGTGGTGGCGACGAAGGCTCCGAGAATGGCTCCAACGAGAATGAAGAAAATGGCGATGCTGTTAGCGACCATGAGTTCAACAAGCTACAGGCTGAGGCcatcgaggatgctgctgtcaaggtcaaggatgACGAATGGGCTGTGGATATGAGCGAGGAAGCTGTCAAGGCCCGCCAGGCTCAACTTCCCGGTGAGTTCAAGCAGAAGCTGAGCCtcaacgacgaggacgacgacggtgagGGCGGCAACACTGTCTACGATGAGTTTGGAACCTGGATCCAAACCGAGGCTGAAGAGAAGGGTGGCATTGACGGGGTTGACTCTATCAACATCTATCTCAAGGCTAAGGAGATGGGCATTGAAAACAAGCACCGCACTGTCCTGGTTCTTGCTCAGACTGTCTTTGATAAGGATGTTTGCGTCCAGATTCCAAAGCGCGCTGGCATGCTCAAGCAG ATCGTCAACTCTGAGCGTCACGAAAAGGCGCTGCTGGGAGGTACTGAGCGTCTGCTTGGGTCCCTGGCCGAGTCGAACCCGGACTTCTTGCAGCAGATTGTCAAAATTCTGCAGCTGTACTACCACCATGACCTCATTAGCGAGGAGGTGGTTACCAAATGGGGTACTCACGCCAGCAAGAAATATACTGACAAGAACACCTCTCGAAAAATTCGTCAGGCTGCCAAGCCTTTTCTCGAATGGCTTGCTGAagccgacgaggaagagtctgatgaggaagaggatgagTAA